One part of the Lepeophtheirus salmonis chromosome 14, UVic_Lsal_1.4, whole genome shotgun sequence genome encodes these proteins:
- the LOC121129658 gene encoding uncharacterized protein encodes MKYFSLIIFAIVLSVSLAAPSYGGYGHHGGHHHGGHYGGHHGGHGSYGYHGGHHGGHHGGHHHGGYHKREAEEEEVIENEDDTGVELVKRSAEPSYGGHGHHHGGHHGGHSSSHGTAYVHVYQSGHGHHHGGHHHGGHHHHGGHHHGGYHKRSAEPSYGGHGHGHGGYGHGHHEHGHGNYKFGYDYGWKSSHHGHHGGHYGHGGHHGHGHHGY; translated from the exons ATGAAGTACTTT agctTGATCATATTTGCTATAGTTTTATCTGTGAGCTTGGCTGCTCCTAGCTACGGAGGCTATGGTCATCATGGAGGACATCATCATGGTGGTCACTATGGAGGACACCACGGGGGACATGGAAGCTATGGATATCATGGAGGACATCACGGAGGACATCATGGAGGACACCACCATGGTGGCTACCATAAAAGGGAggcagaagaagaagaagtgatTGAAAATGAGGACGACACCGGTGTTGAGCTTGTCAAAAGATCTGCTGAGCCTAGCTACGGTGGTCATGGACACCATCATGGAGGGCATCATGGAGGACATAGCAGTAGTCATGGAACAGCCTATGTCCATGTCTACCAAAGTGGTCACGGACACCATCACGGAGGTCATCACCACGGTGGTCATCATCATCATGGAGGACATCACCATGGAGGATATCACAAGAGATCTGCTGAGCCTAGCTATGGCGGTCATGGACACGGACATGGAGGCTATGGACATGGTCACCACGAACATGGTCATGGAAACTACAAATTTGGATATGACTACGGATGGAAATCCTCCCATCATGGGCATCATGGTGGTCACTACGGTCATGGTGGACATCATGGACATGGTCATCATggatactaa